A DNA window from Hordeum vulgare subsp. vulgare chromosome 1H, MorexV3_pseudomolecules_assembly, whole genome shotgun sequence contains the following coding sequences:
- the LOC123449661 gene encoding serine/threonine protein phosphatase 2A 57 kDa regulatory subunit B' kappa isoform, with translation MWKQFLSKLPRTKSSGGGGGGDSGQCSGGNGNPIQRTSSVPAGGGGRSASTIKRMSSAVFPSSVVAGIEPLVSFKDVPSSERHNLFVSKLGLCCAVFDFSDPAKSSAEKDIKRQTLLDLIDFVDSSSGRYPEAVIAACSRMLAVNLFRVFPPSYRSGGGSSGGGGGGEGDEDEPMFDPAWCHLQLVYELLLKFIGSNSLDAKIGKKYFDHSFIVRLLNLLDSEDPRERDSLKTILHRIYGKFMVHRPFIRKAVSNIFYHFVFETQRHNGIAELLEVFGSVISGFALPLKEEHKIFLWRVLIPLHKPKSVGVYLQQLTYCVTQFLEKDPKLAGSIIIGLLRYWPVTNSQKEVMFLSEIEEILEATSMVEFQKCMVPLFRRIAHCINSSHFQVAERALFMWNNDHIISLVAQNRQVIMPIIVPALEQNGQNHWNHAVLNLTANVMKMFSEMDEELFSVCLTKCKEDEENQVSMEEKRRLKWAKLESAAALQPVTGHTAVLVG, from the exons ATGTGGAAGCAGTTCCTCAGCAAGCTGCCGCGGACCAAGtcctcgggcggcggcggcggcggcgactcgGGCCAGTGCAGCGGCGGGAATGGCAACCCGATACAGCGCACCAGCAGCGTGCCGGCGGGCGGGGGCGGCCGCTCCGCCTCCACCATCAAGCGCATGTCCTCCGCCGTCTTCCCCTCCAGCGTCGTGGCCGGGATCGAGCCGCTCGTCTCCTTCAAGGACGTGCCCAGCTCCGAGCGCCACAACCTCTTCGTCAGCAAGCTCGGCCTCTGCTGCGCCGTCTTCGACTTCTCCGACCCGGCCAAGAGCTCCGCCGAGAAGGACATCAAGCGGCAGACGCTGCTGGATCTCATCGACTTCGTCGACTCCAGCAGCGGCCGCTACCCGGAGGCCGTCATTGCCGCCTGCTCTAGGATGCTCGCCGTCAACCTGTTCCGGGTGTTCCCTCCGAGCTACAGGTCTGGTGGTGGCTCGTCcggtggtggaggcggcggcgagggcgacgagGACGAGCCCATGTTCGACCCTGCCTGGTGCCACCTGCAGCTTGTGTATGAGCTGCTGCTCAAGTTCATCGGATCCAACTCCCTGGATGCCAAGATAGGGAAGAAGTACTTCGACCACTCCTTCATTGTCAGGCTGCTCAACCTCCTCGACTCAGAGGACCCCAGAGAGCGAGACTCTCTGAAAACCATCCTCCACAGGATCTATGGCAAATTCATGGTTCACCGGCCGTTCATCCGCAAGGCGGTGAGCAACATATTCTACCACTTTGTGTTTGAAACTCAGCGGCACAACGGAATCGCGGAGCTACTCGAGGTGTTTGGCAGTGTCATTAGTGGCTTTGCATTGCCTCTCAAGGAAGAACACAAGATCTTTCTCTGGAGAGTATTGATTCCTCTGCACAAGCCTAAGTCAGTTGGGGTGTATCTCCAGCAGTTGACATACTGTGTGACACAGTTTCTAGAAAAGGACCCCAAGCTTGCCGGATCGATAATCATCGGTTTGCTGAGATATTGGCCTGTAACAAATAGTCAGAAGGAAGTGATGTTCCTGAGTGAGATCGAGGAGATCCTGGAGGCTACcagcatggtggagttccagaaatGTATGGTTCCGTTGTTTCGACGGATAGCTCATTGCATCAACAGTTCCCACTTCCAG GTTGCTGAAAGAGCACTCTTCATGTGGAACAATGATCACATCATCAGCCTGGTGGCACAAAACCGACAAGTGATCATGCCCATCATCGTTCCAGCGCTAGAACAGAACGGGCAGAACCACTGGAACCACGCGGTCCTGAACCTGACCGCCAACGTGATGAAGATGTTCTCCGAGATGGACGAGGAACTATTCTCGGTGTGCCTAACAAAGTGCAAGGAGGACGAAGAAAACCAGGTGTCGATGGAGGAGAAGCGGAGGCTGAAGTGGGCGAAACTAGAGTCCGCTGCAGCCCTCCAGCCAGTGACCGGCCACACAGCCGTCCTGGTAGGGTAG